Proteins encoded in a region of the Mariprofundus ferrinatatus genome:
- a CDS encoding substrate-binding periplasmic protein gives MKLQPLFGRLICGLAMLLALGAGNGLAGDRGSSISLDANESPPFWSESMPNDGLCGEIVHAASEAVGLVSQINYKPLKRMIEDDSNNDLGNPEFYMGNQDFAAVVPVCIYHVGLFYYAPNHAEKVEVSRIEDLKGYKVGILKGTMVDDSLFTTAGVTFEESYSQESLFKKLIRGRVDLVIEIDLVGKKIIDRLFPAEHDNFVATTIPGSAMPIAVLISADYPDAERVGALYRLGMARIKQSGRYREILETYYGKGKVPDQMDEEMKRFEYIYSLVEDQE, from the coding sequence ATGAAGCTGCAACCACTATTCGGCAGGCTGATCTGCGGCCTTGCGATGCTCCTTGCCCTGGGAGCAGGCAATGGCTTGGCCGGTGACAGGGGGTCAAGCATCAGCCTTGATGCCAACGAAAGTCCGCCATTCTGGTCTGAAAGTATGCCGAACGATGGCCTTTGCGGTGAGATCGTGCATGCAGCATCAGAGGCTGTCGGTCTTGTGTCGCAAATTAACTACAAACCACTGAAGCGGATGATCGAAGATGACTCCAACAACGACCTGGGCAATCCGGAGTTCTATATGGGCAACCAGGATTTTGCCGCGGTTGTCCCTGTCTGCATCTATCATGTCGGCCTCTTCTACTATGCGCCGAACCATGCTGAGAAGGTAGAGGTCAGCAGGATCGAGGATCTGAAAGGGTACAAAGTCGGTATCCTGAAGGGGACAATGGTAGATGATAGTCTTTTCACCACAGCCGGCGTAACCTTCGAGGAGAGCTATTCGCAGGAGTCCCTGTTCAAGAAACTCATACGTGGCCGAGTAGACCTGGTGATTGAGATCGATCTGGTGGGGAAGAAGATTATTGACCGTCTCTTCCCGGCCGAGCATGACAACTTTGTTGCCACCACAATACCCGGTTCAGCCATGCCGATCGCCGTGCTGATCTCGGCCGATTACCCTGATGCAGAGAGGGTTGGCGCTCTCTACAGACTCGGGATGGCGCGCATTAAGCAGAGTGGCCGCTACCGGGAGATCCTGGAGACCTATTATGGCAAGGGGAAGGTTCCGGATCAGATGGATGAAGAGATGAAGCGGTTCGAGTATATCTATAGTCTTGTTGAAGATCAGGAGTAG
- a CDS encoding aminotransferase class V-fold PLP-dependent enzyme, which translates to MYIDAEFPLDPELVYLNHAAVGVWPRRTADAIKAFAEQNMVRGAADYPQWLKTERELRGRLRRLVNAASADDIALCKNTSEALSLIAYGLDWQAGDNIVSTSQEFPSNRIVWESLQGQGVELRPADISVDDPEAAMIALCDENTRLISVSSVQYATGIRMDLNRLGSFCHDNNILFCVDAIQSLGALRFDAQACHADFVVADGHKWMLGPEGVALFYSRAAARDQLQLLQYGWHMVERAGDFDALEWSAAKSARRFEPGSPNMVGIYALNASLSLLEEVGYEAVENAVLANASSLIEWVQRRSDLELITPANPDRHAGIVTFRLQGLDSAGHTALYRSLMAGGLICANRAGGIRLSPHFYSDLSRFELLWDRISVQPHA; encoded by the coding sequence TTGTATATCGATGCGGAGTTTCCGCTCGATCCGGAACTTGTCTATCTCAACCATGCCGCTGTCGGTGTATGGCCGAGGCGAACGGCGGATGCTATCAAGGCCTTTGCAGAGCAGAACATGGTGCGTGGAGCGGCCGACTACCCGCAGTGGTTGAAAACAGAACGCGAACTGCGCGGCAGGCTGAGGCGGCTGGTGAATGCCGCCTCTGCGGATGATATCGCACTCTGCAAAAACACCTCCGAGGCGCTCTCTCTGATCGCCTACGGTCTGGATTGGCAGGCGGGCGACAATATCGTCTCAACCAGCCAGGAGTTCCCCTCAAATCGTATCGTTTGGGAATCGCTGCAGGGGCAGGGCGTCGAACTGCGTCCTGCAGATATCTCTGTTGATGATCCTGAAGCCGCAATGATTGCGCTTTGCGATGAGAATACCCGCCTGATTTCTGTCAGTTCGGTGCAGTACGCCACCGGTATTCGTATGGATCTGAATCGTCTGGGATCATTCTGCCACGACAATAACATCCTCTTCTGTGTCGATGCGATCCAGAGCCTCGGCGCTCTGCGCTTCGATGCACAGGCGTGCCATGCCGATTTTGTCGTGGCTGACGGCCATAAGTGGATGCTGGGGCCGGAAGGGGTCGCACTTTTCTATTCAAGAGCGGCTGCACGTGATCAACTGCAGCTGTTGCAGTATGGCTGGCATATGGTTGAGCGGGCAGGGGATTTCGATGCCCTTGAGTGGTCTGCTGCGAAATCGGCCCGCCGCTTTGAACCGGGTAGCCCCAACATGGTCGGTATCTATGCGCTCAATGCTTCTCTTTCGCTGCTTGAAGAGGTCGGTTATGAGGCCGTTGAGAATGCGGTTCTTGCCAATGCCTCCAGCCTGATTGAATGGGTTCAACGCAGAAGCGACCTAGAACTGATAACTCCGGCAAACCCCGATCGCCATGCCGGCATTGTCACCTTCCGTCTTCAAGGTCTTGATAGCGCCGGTCACACGGCCCTCTACCGTAGCCTGATGGCAGGTGGCCTGATCTGCGCCAACCGCGCTGGCGGCATCCGTTTATCTCCGCACTTCTATTCTGATCTGAGCCGTTTCGAACTGCTTTGGGATCGTATCTCAGTTCAGCCTCATGCATAA
- a CDS encoding YajQ family cyclic di-GMP-binding protein — MPSFDIVSETDMQEMSNAVNQVIKEITTRYDFKGSKASIELGDQSITAIGDDINKLNTVTEILRAKLVRRNLEPKCLEYGDPQDASGSTKRQVITIKQGVSTELAKKIVKKIKDEKMKVQAAIQGDQVRVTGKKRDDLQAVMALVRGMDTDRPLSFTNFRD; from the coding sequence ATGCCAAGTTTCGATATTGTCAGTGAAACCGATATGCAGGAGATGAGCAATGCGGTGAATCAGGTGATCAAGGAGATTACAACCCGTTACGATTTTAAGGGCAGTAAGGCCAGTATCGAGTTGGGGGATCAGAGCATCACTGCGATCGGGGATGACATCAACAAGCTCAACACCGTAACCGAGATCCTCCGCGCCAAACTGGTACGCCGGAACCTCGAGCCCAAATGCCTCGAGTATGGCGATCCACAGGATGCCAGCGGCAGTACAAAACGGCAGGTGATCACCATCAAACAGGGGGTGAGCACCGAGTTGGCCAAAAAGATCGTCAAGAAGATCAAGGATGAGAAGATGAAGGTACAGGCCGCGATTCAGGGCGATCAGGTGCGCGTCACCGGCAAGAAACGCGATGATCTGCAGGCCGTGATGGCACTGGTGCGCGGCATGGATACGGATCGCCCGCTCTCGTTTACCAACTTCAGGGATTAG
- a CDS encoding substrate-binding periplasmic protein has product MRFIRSIFPPFISSEVADGGPFSEIVRTALSDAGIDAVIATHPIQRMVRYYLLQEQAMAVMGRHLNFSSEEKKELIYIPVAVLVEKFFYYKPTYPDGLNWSGSLDALKGKTYGAHKGENTALFTKAGVSVKEGRSIGLLKQIAAGQIDFAAMPVLTGNWLLKKYMSEQKDNFATMERVAGSDVFYIIFNKKDEQGVARAASFRKALSRMVDDGRYAEIMKKHLGNGDVLKLYMGDIKGLLAR; this is encoded by the coding sequence ATGAGATTCATACGGTCGATTTTCCCCCCCTTTATCTCCAGCGAGGTGGCTGATGGCGGCCCCTTCAGCGAGATCGTGCGCACCGCTCTGAGCGATGCCGGTATCGATGCTGTTATCGCCACCCATCCGATCCAGCGCATGGTGAGATACTATCTGCTGCAGGAGCAGGCTATGGCCGTGATGGGGAGACATCTCAATTTCAGCAGTGAGGAGAAAAAAGAGCTGATCTACATCCCGGTGGCAGTATTGGTTGAGAAGTTCTTTTACTACAAACCAACCTATCCGGATGGCCTGAACTGGAGCGGCAGTCTCGATGCCCTGAAAGGGAAAACCTACGGTGCGCATAAAGGTGAAAACACTGCCCTGTTCACCAAGGCAGGCGTGTCGGTGAAAGAGGGAAGAAGCATAGGGCTGCTGAAGCAGATTGCGGCAGGTCAGATCGATTTTGCGGCCATGCCGGTGTTGACCGGAAACTGGCTGTTGAAGAAATACATGTCCGAGCAGAAGGATAACTTTGCCACCATGGAGAGGGTTGCCGGAAGCGATGTCTTCTACATCATCTTCAACAAAAAAGATGAGCAGGGTGTGGCCCGGGCAGCAAGCTTCAGAAAGGCGCTGAGCAGAATGGTGGATGATGGCCGCTATGCCGAGATTATGAAGAAGCATCTTGGCAATGGCGATGTGCTGAAACTCTATATGGGTGATATCAAGGGCCTGTTGGCCAGATAA
- a CDS encoding ATP-binding protein: MNFPTSCGHPPTDWQKVIEADEEGDDAVLVLGGCCTSNLDPAQWPDRRIKVHHVEQCFHLFMQPQLVNHYMAKGYYLITPGWLSGWKNQIERVMGFDQNNARAFFQETAKLLLLVDTGTDAESVQRLAGLANYLDIPSDRMEVGLGYYSQLLKCLYHEMSSGEIQERLDEALRQQAEYAMVADLLGRLTDQKSEFDIIHTLIDTFQMLLAPKQCSYTPWEEGDFGQPLCSEPDHATAARASIDPAGGDYGWIDDTGFWVRISSSDETFGFIAVEKIAFPQYRSRYLNMALLIRNVASLAISHARDFQMIADLSHDSGKGEVAREVIHNAGNTLNSINISVQQLQSLLERSSIRSLPAIVALMHEQGDRLGEFIASDPKGQKIPAYFDQLASALDTEQMQWRDELGWLAEYVEHVRAIVQSQSGALANDEPLEPVSPAKLLKIVLNQNAQRIHELDIELDQEIGPVPTCALQKHKVLQVLGNLLMNATEALSQVDGRKRLLKLSVQMAGYDHFYFEVADNGPGISDELREKAFLHGFTTKVGHSGFGLHNAANLAFEMGGRLSLAHGDTDMGACFRLELPLTVKHG; the protein is encoded by the coding sequence GTGAATTTCCCCACCAGCTGTGGGCATCCACCGACCGACTGGCAAAAGGTGATTGAGGCTGATGAAGAGGGCGATGACGCTGTTCTGGTACTGGGAGGCTGCTGCACAAGTAACCTTGATCCTGCCCAGTGGCCGGATCGAAGGATCAAGGTTCACCATGTCGAACAGTGTTTCCACCTTTTCATGCAACCGCAACTGGTCAATCACTACATGGCGAAAGGTTATTACCTGATTACACCGGGATGGCTATCCGGATGGAAGAACCAGATTGAGCGTGTGATGGGCTTTGACCAGAATAATGCCAGAGCCTTTTTTCAGGAGACGGCAAAGCTGCTGCTGCTTGTTGATACCGGAACCGATGCAGAGAGTGTTCAGAGGCTTGCCGGGTTGGCAAATTATCTTGATATTCCATCGGACCGGATGGAGGTGGGGCTGGGCTATTACAGCCAGCTTCTCAAGTGCTTATACCATGAAATGTCGTCAGGGGAGATTCAGGAGAGGCTTGATGAGGCACTCCGGCAGCAGGCGGAGTATGCGATGGTGGCTGACCTGCTCGGCAGGCTTACCGACCAGAAAAGTGAATTCGACATCATCCATACATTGATCGACACCTTCCAGATGCTGCTGGCACCAAAGCAGTGCTCCTATACCCCATGGGAGGAGGGCGATTTTGGCCAACCTCTCTGTTCGGAGCCGGATCACGCCACTGCCGCACGGGCATCGATTGACCCTGCCGGCGGCGATTATGGCTGGATTGATGACACTGGTTTCTGGGTAAGAATCAGCAGTTCCGATGAAACATTCGGATTTATCGCAGTTGAGAAGATCGCCTTTCCCCAGTATCGCAGTCGTTACCTGAATATGGCGCTCCTGATCCGTAACGTGGCGAGTCTTGCCATCAGTCATGCCCGCGATTTCCAGATGATTGCCGACCTTTCTCACGATTCCGGCAAGGGGGAAGTAGCCCGCGAAGTGATCCACAATGCCGGCAATACGCTTAACAGCATCAATATATCCGTGCAGCAGCTGCAGTCACTACTTGAGAGATCTTCGATCAGAAGCCTTCCTGCCATCGTGGCGCTGATGCATGAGCAAGGGGACAGGCTAGGCGAGTTCATCGCCTCTGACCCCAAGGGTCAAAAGATTCCAGCCTATTTCGATCAACTTGCCAGCGCATTGGATACTGAGCAGATGCAGTGGCGTGATGAACTCGGGTGGCTGGCCGAGTATGTTGAACATGTCAGGGCTATCGTGCAGTCACAAAGCGGAGCGCTGGCAAACGATGAGCCTCTGGAGCCGGTTAGCCCGGCGAAGCTGTTGAAGATTGTCCTGAATCAGAATGCCCAGCGTATTCATGAATTGGATATCGAACTGGATCAGGAAATTGGCCCTGTTCCCACCTGCGCGCTGCAGAAGCACAAGGTGTTACAGGTGCTTGGGAACCTGTTAATGAATGCGACAGAAGCGCTTTCTCAGGTCGATGGCCGGAAGAGGTTGCTCAAACTGAGTGTGCAGATGGCTGGTTATGACCACTTCTACTTCGAAGTTGCTGATAATGGCCCCGGGATCAGTGATGAATTAAGAGAGAAGGCGTTCTTGCATGGGTTCACTACCAAAGTGGGTCACTCCGGTTTTGGGCTGCACAATGCTGCCAATCTTGCCTTCGAGATGGGCGGCAGATTATCACTGGCACATGGTGACACAGACATGGGCGCCTGTTTCAGGCTTGAATTGCCGCTTACGGTGAAACATGGTTAA
- a CDS encoding uroporphyrinogen decarboxylase family protein, protein MNGESMTSLQRVLTTLGHQEADRVPFFLLLTMHGAREMGLSIEQYFSRAEHVVEGQLKLRAKYRDDCIYSFFYAPIEVEAWGGEVIYFEDGPPNSGRPFIHDPKQISDLWVPDIHDTACLAKVLRATEMLKAEIRDEAPIIGVVMSPFSLPVMQMGFPAYIRLMYENRPLFEKLMQVNEAFCVAWANAQLEAGATAICYFDPVASTTVTSRDMYLKTGYKVAQSTISRINGPTATHMASGCCLPIVDDIAQTGTAVVGTSVMEDLATMKSACRGKLTILGNMNAIEMRNWTPEQAESAVKDAISKAGPGGGFILSDNHGEIPWQVPDEVLLNISQAVHEWGRYPLKI, encoded by the coding sequence ATGAACGGCGAATCGATGACGTCACTACAGCGCGTGCTGACCACCCTCGGCCATCAGGAGGCTGATCGGGTGCCATTCTTCCTGCTGCTGACCATGCATGGCGCCAGAGAGATGGGGCTCTCCATCGAGCAATATTTCTCAAGGGCGGAGCATGTCGTCGAAGGACAATTGAAACTTCGGGCAAAATACCGTGACGACTGCATCTACAGCTTCTTCTATGCCCCGATCGAGGTGGAGGCATGGGGCGGCGAGGTGATCTATTTTGAAGATGGACCACCCAACTCAGGTCGTCCGTTTATCCACGATCCGAAACAGATCAGTGATCTTTGGGTGCCGGATATTCATGATACCGCCTGTCTGGCCAAGGTGTTGAGGGCCACCGAGATGCTCAAGGCTGAAATCAGGGATGAGGCCCCGATTATCGGCGTGGTGATGTCGCCCTTCTCGCTGCCGGTGATGCAGATGGGGTTCCCCGCTTATATCCGGCTGATGTATGAGAACAGGCCACTGTTTGAGAAGCTGATGCAGGTTAACGAGGCGTTCTGTGTGGCATGGGCCAATGCCCAGCTCGAGGCAGGAGCAACTGCGATCTGCTACTTCGACCCGGTCGCATCGACAACTGTTACCAGCCGAGATATGTATCTGAAGACCGGATACAAGGTGGCTCAAAGCACGATCTCCCGCATCAACGGACCAACGGCCACCCATATGGCTTCCGGATGCTGCCTGCCGATTGTTGATGATATCGCACAGACCGGCACTGCCGTGGTCGGCACCAGCGTGATGGAGGATCTTGCCACCATGAAGAGTGCCTGCAGAGGCAAGCTTACGATACTCGGAAACATGAATGCGATCGAGATGCGTAACTGGACACCCGAACAGGCCGAATCGGCGGTGAAAGATGCAATCAGTAAGGCGGGTCCAGGCGGAGGGTTCATCCTCTCCGATAATCACGGTGAAATTCCCTGGCAGGTGCCCGATGAGGTGCTGCTCAATATCTCCCAGGCGGTGCATGAATGGGGCAGATATCCACTAAAGATATGA
- a CDS encoding PAS domain S-box protein: MDEINRRILVIDDMAEIQADFRRVLSSPVASSAADSLAADILGHEAENEVAMPVYEVDCASQGSQGVELVQKAGEEGRPYAVAFVDVRMPPGWDGVETIKHIWQVDPDIQVIIVTAYSDYSWERIQKELGATDQLLVLKKPFESVEIQQIAAALVQKWNLMRRVKEQRQELQDKNSTLRAERDFSAGLLETAQTIMLLLNRDGSIEYINPFMEQLSGYTLEEVKGKDWFDTFLPPADHSEIRELFSAAISDIKTRGNINPIIAKDGHEIIVEWYDHTHRNTQGEVIGLLSIGYDVTERKRAEAELLQTKERFRQVVEQASDGIFIADINGQYVDVNSAGCQMLGFERDEIIGKTIVDLFPPEDLQRLQKSKDEMLDGGTNTSEWRLKRKDGTYVPVEVSANILPDGQWQGFVRDISERKQAEAQVRRLSQAIEQSGEAVAITDLEGTIEYINPAFTTLTGYSEEEAIGKNHRLLKGGGQHNQAYRSMWETISAGRMWQGKVINRAKSGELYPAMLTISPIRDEDGNITNYIGIQQGLKEYEALEEQFHQAQKMEAIGTLVGGIAHDFNNTLAGITGNLYLAKRKVAAMPEVIKHLDVVEKLSFSAAATIRKLLAFSRKDVVQMQTLSISSFLKEAIKLQRVSLPENIAFNLDIKEKDMLVRGDINQLQQVLMNLVNNAFDAVAEAASPSIEVVLERFHADDYFMQHHNVVDGKDFALIRVRDNGMGISEEHLDHIFEPFFTTKSVDKGSGLGLSMVYGTICSHGGVIDVESKPGSGAVFSLYLPLVSAEEAIHLQAETDEVVMGEGETILLVDDNESVLEIGRDILEGLNYHVITALDGQLAVAEYRRHFQEIDLVILDVVMPHLGGPEALRQMRMINPDAKAIYATGYDKLSALGKEREKIDERVISKPYAVCEISQVIRQVLEG, translated from the coding sequence ATGGATGAGATAAACAGAAGAATCCTTGTCATTGATGACATGGCCGAGATTCAGGCTGATTTCAGGCGTGTTCTGAGCTCTCCTGTTGCTTCCAGTGCAGCCGATTCCCTGGCTGCCGACATTCTTGGCCATGAAGCTGAAAATGAGGTTGCAATGCCGGTCTATGAAGTCGACTGCGCTTCTCAGGGCAGCCAGGGCGTGGAACTTGTGCAGAAAGCGGGGGAAGAGGGTCGCCCCTATGCCGTGGCTTTTGTCGATGTGCGCATGCCGCCGGGCTGGGATGGTGTCGAAACAATCAAACATATATGGCAGGTCGATCCGGATATCCAGGTCATCATTGTGACAGCCTACTCCGACTACAGCTGGGAACGTATTCAGAAGGAGCTGGGCGCTACCGATCAGCTGCTGGTGCTGAAAAAGCCCTTTGAGAGTGTCGAGATTCAGCAGATCGCCGCGGCACTGGTCCAGAAGTGGAACCTGATGCGCAGGGTGAAAGAGCAGCGGCAGGAGCTTCAGGATAAAAACAGCACCTTGAGAGCAGAGCGCGATTTTTCTGCGGGACTTCTTGAGACTGCCCAGACGATCATGCTGCTTTTGAACAGGGATGGAAGCATTGAATATATCAATCCGTTCATGGAGCAGTTGAGCGGCTATACGCTGGAAGAGGTGAAGGGGAAGGACTGGTTCGATACCTTCCTGCCGCCCGCCGATCACAGCGAAATCCGCGAGCTTTTTTCCGCGGCGATCAGTGATATAAAGACGCGCGGCAACATCAATCCGATCATCGCCAAAGATGGCCATGAGATTATTGTTGAGTGGTATGATCATACCCACAGGAATACGCAAGGGGAGGTGATCGGCCTGCTCTCGATCGGTTACGATGTAACCGAGCGCAAGCGGGCTGAAGCTGAACTGTTGCAGACCAAAGAGCGATTCAGGCAGGTGGTTGAGCAGGCTTCCGACGGAATTTTCATAGCGGACATCAATGGACAATATGTCGATGTGAATAGTGCCGGTTGTCAGATGCTCGGTTTCGAGCGCGATGAAATCATCGGTAAAACGATTGTTGATCTGTTTCCTCCGGAAGATCTTCAACGCCTTCAGAAATCAAAGGATGAGATGCTTGATGGCGGCACCAATACCTCGGAATGGAGGCTTAAGAGAAAAGATGGCACATACGTTCCGGTTGAGGTGAGTGCCAACATCCTTCCAGATGGCCAGTGGCAGGGATTTGTCAGAGATATCAGCGAACGCAAGCAGGCCGAGGCTCAGGTGCGCAGGCTCTCGCAGGCGATTGAGCAGTCCGGTGAGGCGGTAGCGATCACCGACCTTGAGGGTACCATCGAATATATCAATCCGGCCTTTACCACGCTGACCGGATACAGCGAAGAGGAGGCCATCGGGAAAAATCATCGCCTGCTCAAGGGTGGTGGCCAGCACAACCAGGCCTACAGGAGCATGTGGGAGACGATTTCGGCTGGTCGGATGTGGCAGGGCAAGGTGATCAACAGGGCGAAGTCCGGGGAGCTCTACCCTGCGATGCTCACTATCTCACCGATCAGGGATGAGGATGGCAACATCACCAATTACATCGGTATCCAGCAGGGATTGAAGGAGTACGAGGCGTTGGAGGAGCAGTTCCATCAGGCCCAGAAGATGGAGGCGATCGGCACGCTGGTGGGCGGCATTGCCCACGATTTCAACAACACGCTGGCAGGCATCACCGGCAACCTCTATCTCGCCAAAAGAAAGGTCGCCGCCATGCCGGAGGTGATCAAGCACCTCGACGTTGTCGAGAAACTGTCATTCAGTGCCGCAGCAACGATTCGGAAGCTGCTCGCCTTCTCCCGCAAGGATGTTGTCCAGATGCAAACCCTGTCGATCTCATCCTTTCTCAAGGAGGCGATCAAGCTGCAGAGGGTATCCCTGCCGGAGAACATCGCATTCAATCTCGATATTAAAGAGAAGGATATGCTGGTCAGGGGCGATATCAACCAGCTGCAGCAGGTGCTGATGAATCTGGTGAACAACGCCTTCGATGCGGTTGCAGAGGCGGCATCCCCTTCCATTGAGGTGGTGCTGGAGCGATTCCATGCCGATGACTATTTCATGCAGCACCATAACGTTGTCGATGGTAAAGATTTCGCTCTGATCAGGGTGAGGGATAACGGCATGGGGATCAGCGAAGAGCACCTCGATCATATCTTCGAACCTTTCTTTACCACCAAGAGTGTAGACAAGGGGAGCGGACTTGGCCTCTCGATGGTGTATGGCACAATATGCAGCCATGGCGGTGTGATCGATGTCGAGTCAAAGCCCGGCTCAGGTGCGGTGTTCTCACTCTATCTGCCGCTTGTAAGTGCTGAAGAGGCTATCCATCTCCAGGCTGAAACCGATGAGGTGGTGATGGGAGAGGGCGAAACGATCCTGCTGGTCGATGACAACGAGAGTGTGCTGGAGATCGGCAGGGATATTCTCGAGGGGCTGAATTATCACGTGATCACAGCCCTGGACGGGCAGCTTGCAGTGGCAGAATACCGGCGTCATTTCCAGGAGATTGATCTGGTCATTCTCGATGTGGTGATGCCGCATCTCGGAGGTCCTGAGGCTCTTCGGCAGATGCGGATGATCAACCCCGATGCCAAGGCGATCTATGCCACCGGTTACGACAAGTTGAGTGCGCTTGGTAAAGAGAGGGAAAAGATTGATGAGCGGGTGATCTCCAAGCCCTATGCCGTATGTGAAATAAGTCAGGTTATACGTCAGGTGCTGGAGGGTTAG
- a CDS encoding serine hydrolase domain-containing protein yields the protein MNKLLVALCLLCSFGILSHASAADYKIVKPEKVGLSSERLKNMDRLIDGYVAEKKIGGAVVLVARKGKIAYLHESGLADVGKPMRTDTIFRIVSMTKPITSAAIMMLYEEGKLLLSDPVAKYIPEFRNQKVLVPNPAGADFPYRLEPVKREVQIRDLLAHTSGILYLFLNDVYPNPARNMVVDLYKEAGITDGFCRPNETIGDMVKRLARLPLYAHPGEVWDYGLNSDILGYLVEVVSGMRFDKFVVERIFKPLKMNDSHFYIPKEKLPRLAAVWKSDWKGHLERAKPEPIISGDLCLNPGDAEALYGKYLAGGANVLSTPYDYFRFAQMFLNGGELDGVRLLSRKTVALMAATNHIGEHEAEFLHSKGWKFGLGFAIQADREHPVDSGAVGAYEWAGIYSTRFSVDPKDEKITIFMSQTNPFGHHFELWDKVLVISASAVAD from the coding sequence ATGAATAAACTGTTAGTAGCGCTGTGCCTGTTATGCTCATTCGGGATTCTCTCACATGCTTCCGCCGCTGATTATAAAATTGTCAAACCTGAGAAGGTGGGGCTCTCCTCCGAACGGTTGAAAAATATGGATCGGCTGATTGACGGCTACGTGGCTGAAAAGAAGATCGGCGGTGCGGTAGTGCTGGTCGCACGCAAGGGCAAGATCGCCTACCTGCATGAGTCGGGGCTGGCCGATGTCGGCAAGCCGATGCGGACGGATACGATCTTCCGTATTGTTTCGATGACCAAGCCGATTACCAGTGCTGCGATCATGATGCTTTACGAAGAGGGCAAGCTTCTGCTCTCGGATCCTGTCGCCAAATATATCCCCGAGTTCCGCAACCAGAAGGTGCTTGTGCCCAATCCGGCGGGTGCCGATTTCCCTTACCGGCTGGAGCCGGTCAAGCGTGAGGTGCAGATCCGTGACCTGCTGGCCCACACATCCGGCATCCTTTATCTCTTTTTGAATGACGTCTATCCCAATCCTGCCCGCAATATGGTGGTCGATCTCTACAAGGAGGCAGGCATTACCGATGGCTTCTGCCGACCGAATGAGACAATCGGCGATATGGTCAAGCGGCTGGCAAGACTGCCGCTCTATGCCCATCCGGGCGAGGTGTGGGACTACGGACTGAATTCCGATATCCTGGGATATCTCGTCGAAGTGGTTTCCGGCATGCGTTTCGACAAGTTTGTCGTCGAGCGCATCTTCAAGCCTCTGAAGATGAACGACAGCCACTTCTATATTCCAAAAGAGAAACTGCCACGGCTGGCTGCCGTCTGGAAGAGTGACTGGAAGGGGCACCTTGAGCGTGCGAAGCCTGAGCCGATCATCAGCGGCGATCTCTGCCTTAATCCGGGTGATGCCGAGGCGCTTTACGGCAAGTATCTCGCCGGTGGTGCCAATGTGCTCTCCACCCCTTATGACTATTTCCGCTTTGCCCAGATGTTTCTCAATGGTGGTGAACTCGATGGTGTCCGCTTGCTGAGCCGAAAAACGGTTGCGCTGATGGCGGCCACCAACCATATCGGCGAGCATGAGGCAGAATTCCTGCACAGCAAGGGCTGGAAGTTCGGTCTCGGTTTTGCCATTCAGGCAGATCGTGAACATCCGGTGGATAGCGGGGCAGTCGGTGCTTATGAGTGGGCCGGTATCTACTCGACCCGCTTCAGTGTTGATCCTAAGGATGAAAAGATTACCATCTTCATGAGCCAGACCAATCCGTTCGGGCATCACTTTGAACTTTGGGACAAGGTGCTGGTGATCTCGGCTTCGGCCGTTGCAGATTAG
- a CDS encoding cobalamin B12-binding domain-containing protein: protein MEVSLRFEQALADMDRVAAREIMMASANEQGALACVSNIVVPALEKIGLGWESGRYALAQIYMSGTICEELVDEILPPADPNRIKQPEMAIVVLEDFHVLGERIVYSTLRASGYELQEFGHGMHVDAVIEKVKQHGTKILLVSVLMLRSALLVGELVKRLKQEGLDVKVVVGGAPFRFDHNLWKEVGADASGKDGMEARDIISGMLGGMS, encoded by the coding sequence ATGGAAGTGAGCCTCAGGTTTGAACAAGCGCTGGCGGATATGGACAGGGTTGCGGCCCGGGAGATCATGATGGCCAGTGCGAATGAGCAGGGGGCACTGGCATGTGTCTCCAATATCGTTGTTCCGGCACTTGAAAAGATCGGCCTCGGCTGGGAATCGGGAAGGTATGCCCTGGCTCAGATCTATATGAGCGGCACCATCTGCGAAGAGCTTGTGGACGAGATTCTTCCCCCCGCCGATCCCAATCGTATCAAACAACCTGAGATGGCTATTGTGGTTCTTGAGGATTTCCACGTGCTTGGTGAGAGAATCGTCTATTCGACGCTGCGCGCCAGCGGTTATGAACTGCAGGAGTTCGGACACGGCATGCATGTCGATGCGGTAATTGAAAAGGTCAAACAGCACGGCACGAAGATCCTGCTGGTCTCCGTTTTGATGTTGCGATCAGCCCTGCTGGTCGGCGAACTGGTGAAGCGGCTGAAGCAGGAGGGGCTGGATGTGAAGGTGGTCGTAGGCGGCGCGCCGTTCCGCTTTGATCACAACCTCTGGAAAGAGGTCGGGGCCGATGCCTCAGGCAAGGATGGCATGGAGGCCCGTGATATTATTTCCGGTATGTTAGGGGGTATGTCATGA